The genomic window GAAGACCGACCGGCGTATGTCCCGGCCGACGGCCATGGCGGTGCGGGCGCCGTAATAGACGGCGCCGATCGCGCACACCACCTGCACGACGGTGACGCCGATCATGGTGGCGCCCATGCCCAGGATGTAGCCGGAGTCACCCTTGACCACGCCGTTGTCGATGATGTCGGCGTTGAGGGTGGGCAGGAAGAGGGCCGCGATGGTCTGGACGAGCTGCAGCGCGACCAGCGCGCTGATGGGGCGCTTGTACGGTCCCAGGTGGGAGCGCAGGAGACGGATCAGCACACTGACTACCTCGGGGTCGGTCGGCTCGGGCACGGCGGAGCGGTCGTACGGCGGTAGGGGACGCTAAGGACAGAACCCTTTTTAACCGCTAGGACGCAGGCGCACCGCCCGGGGTTGATCCGTCCGGCCCGGTACGTCGGCCTGTACGTCCGGCGCCATGTCCAGCGGCATGTCCAGCGGCACCGCCCGGGCGCCGGGCCGGCGCGGCCCCCCGTCGGCGGGCAACACTATCCTCAGGCATCGCCGTGCCGCACGTGATTAAAGCGAGGCAAAAGCTCCCGGGTGGGTCTGCTCGCGTACCGCGGTGTACTGCTGGCGCACCGCCGAGCCGACCGCCGTACCGCCCCCGCCGTTGCCCGTGCCGTCGGGGCCGCCCGGCCCGCCGCCGTGCTCCGCGCCCTCGGCCGGCGCGCCGTCAGCCGGGTCGAGCAGCAGGGCTCCCGGCCGCGACCAGTGCGGGGGCTCGCTCTGCGACTGGGAGCCGAGCACCGCGCCCAGCGACCAGGCGGCCTGCCGGGCCGCACCGATCGCCGCGTACTCCGCCGGCGGCGGCACCACGACCAGGGTGCCGAACAGCGCGGGGGCCAGCGCCTGCACCGCGGGCAGTTCGGCCGCGGCGCCGAGCAGGAAGACCCGGTGCACCTCGACGCCCTTGATGCGCAGCACGTCCAGCGCGTCGGCGAGGCCGCACAGCATGCCCTCGAAGGCCGCCCGCGCCAGGTGCTCCCGCTTCATCGAGTCCCGCCGCAGCCCGGACAGGGTGCCCGCGGTGTGCGGCAGGTCCGGGGTCCGCTCGCCCTCCAGATACGGCAGCAGCACCAGCCCGTACGCCCCCGGCGTCGACTGCAGCGCCAGCTCGGAGAGCCCCGCCAGGTCGGTGCCCAGCAGCTCGGCGGTGGCGCGCAGGGTGCGTACGGCGTTGCGCACCTGCACCACCGGCAGGTGGCGGCCGGTCGCGTCGGCGAAGGCGGTGACCGTGGCCGTCGGGTCCTTCAGCGCCTCGTGGTGCACCGCGAAGACGGTGCCGGCCGCGCCGAGCGAGACCACCGCGTCGCCCGGGCCGAGCCCGAGGCCCAGGGCGGCGGCCATGTTGTCGCCGGTGCCGGCCGAGATGAGCAGGCCCTCGGGCGTCTGGCCCGCGGGCTCGGCGGGGGCCAGCACGTCGGGCAGCGCCACCTGGTGGCCCAGGGCCAGCTCGATCAGGTCCTCGCGGTAGTCGCCGGTGGCCGCCGACCAGTAGCCGGTGCCGGACGCGTCGCCGCGGTCGGTGGTGCGGCGGGTCGGCTGGCCGAGCAGCTGCCACACCAGCCAGTCGTGCGGGAGCAGCACCTCCGCGATGCGCTTGGCCGCGGCCGGCTCGTGCTGCGCCAGCCAGCGCAGCTTCGCCACCGGATACGCCGCCTGCGGCTGGGCGCCCACCGCCTCCGCCCAGCCGGCCGGCCCGCCCAGCTCCTGCGTCAGGTCCGCGGCCTGCACCTGCGCCCGCTTGTCCCCGCGCAGCAGCGCCGGGCGTACGGTCACACCGCCCGCGTCCAGCGCGAGCAGCCCGTGCTGCTGCCCGGAGATCCCGATCGCCTGCACACCTTCGAGCACCCCGCCCTTCGCCGCCTCGCCCAGCGACAGCAGCCATTCCTGCGGGTCGATCTCGGTCGGCTTCTCGCCGTCCGGCACCTCGTGGGGTGCGTACCCCTGCCGCAGGACCTCACCGGTGTCGGAATCGCATACGACGACGGTGGTACCCGCGGTGGAGCTGTCTATACCGGCCACTTTGCCCATACGGCCGATGATGCCGTACCCGGCACCCGCCGCGCCTCACGGTTCGGCGTCAGCTGCGGCAGGTGTTCGAGCCGCCCGCGCTCAGGTGTTGGACGTACCCCACTCGTCGTCAGGCCCGTTGCCGTTGCGCATCGACCGCACCTTCTCGGCCAGCGCGTCCGGCAGGCGCGGTCCGACCTTCGCCGACACGGTGTCGGCGGCCTTCACCGCCGCGGTCCTGCTCTGCTGCGCGGCGCTCTCCGCGGCGTTGCGCACCGCGGGGTTCTTCGCGAAGCGCTGTGCGGCGGCGAGCAGCTGGTCGTAGCGCTCCCGACCCGCCCGTGCGCCGACCACGAAGCCGAACGCGGCTCCCACGATGAACGTCAGCTTGTAGCGCATGGCTCCACCCTTTCTCACCGGATCCCGTCGCACCGCGCGTCGCTCCGCGCCTACCCTCCGCACCCGGCTGACAACCCCGGGGCAAGCGGTTGGCGGAGCACCCCCCCACTTGCGCTAATGTATGTGTCGCACGGAGAGCGCGCCTTCCGGGACCACCCCGGCGGGTGCATTCGGTGCACGCAGAGCGATCCCCTGTAGCTCAATTGGCAGAGCAGCCGGCTGTTAACCGGCAGGTTACTGGTTCGAGTCCAGTCGGGGGAGCTCGGTCCCCTGTAGCTCAATTGGCAGAGCAGCCGGCTGTTAACCGGCAGGTTACTGGTTCGAGTCCAGTCGGGGGAGCGCCGGATCAGGGCCCCGTAGGGGTCCTTTTTCATTCCTGCGGGAACCATCCGCCCGCCCGGCGAGTCCACCTGATGGCGCTTCTGTGACCCACGAGGGCGACAGATCGTATGAGCAGCTATGCTGCGGCAGACGGCGCGCACGCCACGCCGTACGGGGCGGTAGCTCAGCCGGTTAGAGCAGCGGACTCATAATCCGCCGGTCGTGGGTTCGAGTCCCACCCGCCCCACCATGGCCACTCACCGGCATATGCCGGTTGACCTGCGCACCCTTTGCGGTGGCGGGCTTGGCCAGGGGGAAGAGGCCTTCCTTCATGAAGGCTGGTGAGCCCGAGGTGAGCCCGGAGGTTCGCGAGATCGTCTTACCGGCGGCGCGTGGGACGAGCAGGGCGGCCTTCTCGGCCACCTCGCGGTCCAGCTCGGGCAGCAGGCTTGTGTATGTGTCGGAAGTCAGCTGGATCGAGGCGTGCCGAAGCGTCTCCTTGATCGTGTGCGTGTCCGCGCCGCTGGCGTGCATCAGGGTGGCAGCCAGATGCCGGAGATCCCGGAAGCTGATCGGTGGAAGACCGGCGGTCATGGCGATGCGCCGGAAGGCGTCGGACACCTTCTCTGGGTGGAGCCAGCCCCCGTCTTCGGTCGTGAAGGCATTGCCGGTCTCCTGCCAGCCCTCGCCCCATGCCTGGCGTTCCTGGGCCTGCCGGAGGCGGTGAGCGCGGAGAGCTGCCACGGTGAGACTGTCCAGGTGGATGGTCGCCGCGCTGCCGTCCGTCTTCGGTAGGGATTCGTAGGGCGTCCAGCCGTCCTGGACGATCGTCTTGGTCACGGTCAGCTCGCCGTGTTCCAGGTCGATGTCGGCCCAGTCCTGGCCGACGGCCTCGCCGCGCCGGAGACCGCGAAAGGCCACGAGGTGGAACAGCGCGTATAGCCTGTCGCCCTCGGCCTTGTCCAGGAAGCGGCCCAAAAGCTCCGGCGTCCACACCATGACCGGCGACGGCCTCTCGCCGGTGGCTTCCCAGCGCCGGACGCGCTCGGGCGTCCACAGCACTGCCTTAGGCCGTTTCCCTGAGGCCAGTTCGATTCCCCCTGCCGCGGGGTTGTAGCTGATGAGGCGTCGGGTGACCGCGAGGTTCAGCGCTGCGCGCAGGGTCGATCGGATGCGCTGGCGGGTGGCGGCGCCGGTGACGCGGCGGAAGGGTCTCATCTCGGCGAGCCTGGCTCGTTCGGCGGCCAGCCGGCGGCGTTCGGCGGTGTTGGGAGCGCCGGGCCTCCCCGGCTTGGAGCGTGCAGCTTGCTCCCGCCGTGCCATGTTCTCCGCGAGGACGACCTCGTTGTCGTCGACGATCATGTCGAACATCGCCTGGACGTGGCCGCTCGTCAGCTTGTCCAGACGGATGCGTCCCAGGCGCGGCTTGAGGTGCACCTCGATGTGGGAACGGTATCCGTTCGTCGTCGTGGTGCGGGTCTTCTTCGTGGCGAGCCAGATGTCCAGCCACTCGCCGACGGTCAGGTGCGTGGTGAGTGACTGGCCGGCGTGCAGTTTCCGGCGCGTGTCCTCCAGGCGCGGTAGTGGCGACTTCTCCTTGGACGTGACCTCCAGCAGCTCCGCGATCCTGAGCCGTCCCTCGTCGTCGTCGGCCTCGGGGATGGCGAGAAGGGCTCGTATCTTGTCGAGGTCGTCCTGAGCCGCCTTCGCGGATTCGTAACCGCTTCGGCGGAAGGTCCGCCTGCTGC from Streptomyces sp. NBC_01198 includes these protein-coding regions:
- a CDS encoding FGGY family carbohydrate kinase; the encoded protein is MGKVAGIDSSTAGTTVVVCDSDTGEVLRQGYAPHEVPDGEKPTEIDPQEWLLSLGEAAKGGVLEGVQAIGISGQQHGLLALDAGGVTVRPALLRGDKRAQVQAADLTQELGGPAGWAEAVGAQPQAAYPVAKLRWLAQHEPAAAKRIAEVLLPHDWLVWQLLGQPTRRTTDRGDASGTGYWSAATGDYREDLIELALGHQVALPDVLAPAEPAGQTPEGLLISAGTGDNMAAALGLGLGPGDAVVSLGAAGTVFAVHHEALKDPTATVTAFADATGRHLPVVQVRNAVRTLRATAELLGTDLAGLSELALQSTPGAYGLVLLPYLEGERTPDLPHTAGTLSGLRRDSMKREHLARAAFEGMLCGLADALDVLRIKGVEVHRVFLLGAAAELPAVQALAPALFGTLVVVPPPAEYAAIGAARQAAWSLGAVLGSQSQSEPPHWSRPGALLLDPADGAPAEGAEHGGGPGGPDGTGNGGGGTAVGSAVRQQYTAVREQTHPGAFASL
- a CDS encoding YtxH domain-containing protein, with the protein product MRYKLTFIVGAAFGFVVGARAGRERYDQLLAAAQRFAKNPAVRNAAESAAQQSRTAAVKAADTVSAKVGPRLPDALAEKVRSMRNGNGPDDEWGTSNT